The Engystomops pustulosus chromosome 4, aEngPut4.maternal, whole genome shotgun sequence genome contains a region encoding:
- the LOC140128864 gene encoding hemagglutinin/amebocyte aggregation factor-like, with protein sequence MDILLTLLYMSLLIGGVEMGVRKAREAKCAESGKWLNCYRDPIVFECKNQETIDSISSIHSDKYEDRVWAFSCKRNLPMSGRCYWTPYVNDYDGLLNYNCPLGEALSGLHSKHHTYYHDRRWKFYCCGTNVQYIAGCQETVYVNRDRKWKFQYCKSQ encoded by the exons ATGGACATCCTCCTCACGCTCCTCTACATGTCCCTCCTCATAG GTGGAGTAGAGATGGGAGTACGGAAAG CACGAGAAGCAAAATGTGCTGAATCTGGAAAATGGCTGAACTGTTATAGAGATCCCATTGTCTTTGAGTGTAAAAATCAAGAAACCATCGACTCAATCAGCAG TATACATAGCGATAAGTATGAAGACAGAGTTTGGGCGTTTAGTTGCAAGAGAAATCTCCCTATGTCCGGGCGATGCTATTGGACGCCTTATGTCAATGACTATGATGGATTGCTAAACTACAACTGCCCACTAGGTGAAGCACTCTCAGGTCTTCATAGTAAGCATCACACTTACTACCATGACCGAAG ATGGAAATTTTACTGTTGTGGAACAAATGTACAATACATCGCCGGATGCCAAGAGACCGTCTACGTGAACAG